Part of the Vigna radiata var. radiata cultivar VC1973A chromosome 11, Vradiata_ver6, whole genome shotgun sequence genome is shown below.
TGTGTATGGTCGGGtggaacccctcggcaatggctttgcaaagcagtagggccatcacaagtgcacaacccgccccagctctacaTTCATTCTATGTCCGGACGTGTCTAGGAGTCTTCGCATGATAAGATGATTGATCAGTTAAATTATGAACTAAGTGCCTGTGATTATGATGACTTGTATGTTTACATGTGAAATTATGTTTTCGGTAATGTTTGATCACTTTGCTATGATTTGTATGTTCGTTTGaaacctagctcacccttgtacttgtatgttgtgtgtgtttgcttccccccttgcgatgatcatccaatcctttggatgtgagcagtaggtgatgatgtaCCTCTGGAGTAGGCATTGGAGACCGAGGAAGATCCAGCACCTAGTGCTTGGGCGATcttgttgtttatttctttttagcttATCATATTTTGCAAAACCTTGGACCTTTGTACTTGAGTTACTTGTCGTTTTAATTTTTCCTCTATTTTGGATAACTGTAATTTATACTTATACAGTTATTTTCTACTcctaactgctttctattatgataatatgttgcattccatttggtatgaattatacacctattttgggatgttacacatCGTAATTCAAGTTTTATATTTCgtattattttcttaactaaattttaGGCGAGACATTgtagaatttataaaattaaaacattattgttATGATTATTTTCCAGTtaacattgatttttttattaacattaatagaaattaatttttatttagtttgttaaggttattttttttttattttatattataattattgttcgtttagatatttttttttttattagaggaACTATGTTTCtacaaatataaagtaaatttttcttttaacatttatcatcatcattatttttatatctacaattttttttattatcaacatattttttattagttgttaaaagtttgttaatttttttaatgtaattagaaatttttcaacaaacatatttatcaatattagtgtatataatttctattaacattttttaatgcaaatatttaaatattttttgaatttggatttgataataatttaatgaaattaatttttttatttaaacaaaaatattaaaaaagtagaaaatttaaagtaaagCCAATTTAAATATCCTAAAAAGTAATGAAATTCTCTACTAAAAAATGGGAAAAATTAGAAGGCATGGACAGACTTTTATTCCTTCTGTTGACGAGGAAtgctttttatttgttattttcattaaaatttattaaaatggataaacgttgaaaaatataattaatgaatgaTGGTTatatcttctcttttttcactttaataattataaatatattttttaaaattagtactACTAAATGTATAAAACAACTCCCATTTTACATAGTTATCACAATCATACACAACAACTTCTCATTATTAATCGGTCTTTTGCCAATAACATCTTTCTTTTGAGATAAATTTCAGACTGGTGTGATTGCAAGACGTTCATCCATGTAGTCTCCACTGCGGATTGGAGAGAATCTGCAGTGAAACACAGAAAAAGTTTCTATCAACCAGGaactaaaatttaagaaaaatgtatgaaactagaaacaaaaactaaaataatgttGTTAGGTCATGTTTATGTTCTATGAATTGTTACGAGATATTCGAATCAGAGTAAGAGAACGAACTTATTTCTACCTTGGAGGGGACGATTGGCTACAACAAGTTTCGATGCATTCAACAACGCAGTCAGGATGAGGGTCTAAGAAAAAAGCTATCTACCAAAAACAAGTTTCAAACATATTAGCAAATCATGTTAATTAAGTGAAAAAattcaccataaacatggtcAAAATTTACTAAACATAACCACAAAAATTGCAAATTTTTGGTGTGAATAAAAAACACAGTAGTTTCTGATTAGTGGATTACTGAGTAGCGTTCTTTGCCAGTTCGTTTAACCCGGTGCAGTGTTGACCTATAAAATTAATGGCagataattgaaatttataaatattatttgtaaaacaAACAAGATAAGATTGATGGGTAATGAGATTACTGGTATAAACAATTTGTCCACCTCTCCATCAAGTCCCCGATGTTCACAATAAATGCCCTGAACATGCAACTCAAATCATGAACACTATAATTGTACATTTAGTGTAAATAGATAACACATTTGACCGAGATTCAAACTGTTTTCCAAGTATCAATAAATTGTGCAGAAACTTATCATATATCTTCATGAACTCACCCCTCCATGTAAGACACATCCTCCCAGACTTGTGGTTCCTTTGATTTGTCCCGACAGATCTGAAAACAGTATAATGAAATGCTCAAGTCCTTGAATATAagaattgattttgatatataaattaaaaatctacAAATAGTAGAAATTAATTAGTGGATGAAATAGTaacaataaatatgaataagTGTAAAGGATTATTAGGAAAAGGGACAGTGAGAAGAACCTGTAGTCCAGGGACTCCGTCAGTGATGAGAAGGGTGAGTGCCCCAACATCTGAATGTGCAGAACATATCTCTTCATGATCTCCCGTTTCACCTACCAACAATATCAACAAGTGTAACCATTTATGTTAATAGCTAAGATAGATAAATAAAGCACTACCAAATGCGCAGGTTCTTTGAAGCAAATTAACAAACATGTGTGATGCTATATGATCAGAGTAACcggaagaagttgggaaagaGAATTGTAGGTTAAAAATGAACCTGGATAGCGCAGAAGGCGAAGAAAAGCTGATGGCTTATCAATGGCACCAATCTTTTCAAAGAAATGTTGATCCAAATTCAAGGACAGCGCAATTAGAGAAAACAGCTTTTTTCCAGCTTCACTGTGTCACAGGAAAACAACATTAATAACTTCTAAAATACACATGCAGAGAGGATTCTTTAATATAATTCTAAGTCCAATTAAATACACATCAGAATTTCTAATTAGAAGACTaaattttttgttcttcttaCTTTTTTCCAATCAATAAGcactgttatatatatatatatatatatatatatatatatatatatatatatatatatatatatatatatatatatatatatatatattgagaacTGTAATATTTCATGTAAATGCAaatgctaataataataataataataaaatacatcaattAAAATGCTACAGTTCAGAGAAAAGTAATAGTATTCTGATTAGATTACATGCAAAAGGGGGTAAaaagctgaaaaaaaaaaacaaaaaatgctgctatttttatttccttggtcattaacaatattcatgatatatatatatatatatatatatatatatgactgcTAAAGCAAAAGACACTAACAAGAGTTTCCAGTAGAATGATTCCATTGATGATCTCCAATTTGCAAGTGATTCTGAGGTGTCCTTGCAAGAAGAAATATCTCAAATAAAGCTGACGTAGAAGTTAGAAACCAGAAATATATGTAAAACGAAAACAGCAGAAGTAAACCTTCAGAAGGCCATTGATTAAGCTTAGCATTTGTATCTGCAATAGGACCAATATAATAGCTTTCTTTCGAATCACCTGATCATGATGCATCAGAATATATTAGTTTACTGTCTTTGTAactagaaaatgaaagattccTCTTTGTAAAGGAAaggaagaatatatatataccatGGAGGCCTAAGGCAGGATCGAGAGGAGTGTAACCTCTGAATTCCTTGCGAGCCAACTTCATTTTGTGATCCATTGGAAGTGAGAAGAAGCTTCTACTCTGATCAAAAGCTTTGCCCAGTTCATTCTCCACTCCGTGGTTAACAAGGTAAAAGAAGCCATACTCAATGCACGCCTATTACGTTATATTAACACACTTCAAAACCATCACCAATTAATGCAATCGTAATTATGAACATTATTTGATGATTAATTAAGAGAAAGTAAGAACCTGACGAATAGCAATGGCAGTGGAAAGAGAATCACGTGAAGAGAGATCAATTACAGGGAGCTTCATGTTTCCTTCTTAGTTCTAACAATCTCAACTTCTTCAGTCTTACCAAATTAATGTGTATGTAGTTCCCTCCaatcattatcttttaatattaatgtcaatattattatattgaatatGTTTCCTATTCCTTACGAAATAAGATCACGATTCCGGATTGcctccaattttcttaatattaataGCAATGCGTGTCATATGGGGTTTGTTTCCTTACGAAGGAGTTTTTGGCTTTACTTAATATTGCCGATAAaaactaaaagttaaaaatttacataaccttattcatttattttatatatattgaaattgtcttatattttatatagaatTTTCAACAACAACATTGATGAGATAAATTGATTTTCACCTATTTATTATACATCTAATAGGTTTTGAGGTTTTTCAAGCTCCAACTTTTCAAATCCAGATTATATTTTGGAGTCGAGTTATTCTCAATACCTACACAATTTGTCTTCAAAGCTGTCTAATTCTCTTAGCAGTTTTCATGAACATCGTCCGATTCTTCCTTTAAATGAATTATATCCAGTCAGATACCTGTCAAAGGTCCTTTGATGTTCAAGTCAGCATAGAACAGTAATAAATGCGCAATGAATGCAGAGAAAAGAACCCCTTACCTCTTATctttgacctgtatttataattgtttgacATGGATTTATGATTAACGATTTTTTAATCACCACTCACTACATTAATCATTAATTACCTTAatattcatatgattaaatCTCATGCCGACCGTATCGACCGAACATCCTTCATTTCTAGTGAGGATTGACGGACTGTTACTGTACGGACTCAGAACTCAGAATAATCGTCAACTTAGGTTATCATGACTTGGCATGTCTTCTGAGCCGACCGATCCTCCCTAACACCCAATACACTTCCTAATTATCCTATTACATGGATAAAAAgatgtaattaaattataatatttattttatattgtattttcaGTTTGTCTTCTATACCTATCTTGTCATATTTgtctttctttcactttcttgACTTTTACACCATGATCAAAATATCATCAGCaatattatcataataatttctttacaAGAACATACGAATAAATCGCACACAAGAaacgttttatttttttatatttattttttaaacgttGCTTGTGTATCTGTCTTGTTTTATCTAAACGCTATGAAAACCGAGATATGCGGGATTGAGCACCATTATTTCCCTATTATTAACTAAGATTTCTATTCTTAGTATACgcagtatttttttatttctacgttaataatactttaatataattataacagaAGAGGAAATAATGACCACTacttcataaaaataatttatctatcttctacaaataaaaatatgttaatatatattgttagaaaTTAAACCATATATCTTCTGCTTTAAcgcaaaataaattaatttattaaaataaaataatggggtaaaaaaattaaaacataaagatgctaaagcaatataaaatgcaaacacacacacatgttTTCCTAGTTATTATGTATTACCATTAACCAACCCACGTCGGGAcccaaatataaattttatataaaaatatataggagtcacaaatttaacaatcataatttattaaagaaaactataaaaaaaaatccaaattatgATAGTAGGTGGATCGAGTTTGAGAGTTTAGTTACATATGGATGACAAAAGTATTAATATTTCCCTAGCAAGTACgagttaataataaaaatattttttaaatttttatttggacTTGACAATAATTGAGTTTACCCCTGCAAATCTTTTCAGTTCAAAATAAGAAATGAGAGTTAtgtaattctttaaaaattatttgagaaaaaatgatttaataaaaaaacagcgaagttcttaattgttttaaaaaataggttTGAAGGTTGATAATTTTGAGATTTTTATGAAGATGCTAATTATTAAGCAAATCCAAAACTTAGCATGCTAATTAATAAtcttcaaaattattatgaaattttaattaacaaaaagaatCCAAAACCCAACATGATAATcaatttttaagtattaaatgaatgaaaactTTAATTATCAAAAAGTCCAAGATTTAACatgatatttaatgtttttaaataaatttaaacgaataaaaatttaaaataaaaaataaaaaatctagtTATCGAATAAGTCAAAGACTCTTAACCattgtgattttaatttgtaattttgactaaaagtaaagaaaatggtATATGTGAAAATATGGAATGATAAATAGTAAAACCATTGTGAGTATACAAATTGAAACAAGGGCTAAAATAACATAAGTTCAGCCCAAATATTAAAGAATAGTGCAAGGATGGTAAAATGTAGGGGTGCATGTTATTAAGTCTGAcataaaaataaggaaaatggGAGTGGGAATAGCAGAACAAATACTGAACACAGTCACAGACTAAAATATTTGCAGTCCAACGGCCCAAAATACACTAGAAAGTGAAAGTAGAGTAAATGAAAATTGTGGTACAAACAACAGATAGATTGTCAAAATGTTGTGGTGTATTGTGAAATCATACGGTGTACAAGAAATTTTCGAATGGATCAGCCCATATCCAAATTCGTAttcta
Proteins encoded:
- the LOC106777371 gene encoding 1-aminocyclopropane-1-carboxylate oxidase isoform X2 encodes the protein MKLPVIDLSSRDSLSTAIAIRQACIEYGFFYLVNHGVENELGKAFDQSRSFFSLPMDHKMKLARKEFRGYTPLDPALGLHGDSKESYYIGPIADTNAKLNQWPSEESLANWRSSMESFYWKLFEAGKKLFSLIALSLNLDQHFFEKIGAIDKPSAFLRLLRYPGETGDHEEICSAHSDVGALTLLITDGVPGLQICRDKSKEPQVWEDVSYMEGAFIVNIGDLMERSTLHRVKRTGKERYSIAFFLDPHPDCVVECIETCCSQSSPPRFSPIRSGDYMDERLAITPV
- the LOC106777371 gene encoding 2-oxoglutarate-Fe(II) type oxidoreductase isoform X1; the encoded protein is MKLPVIDLSSRDSLSTAIAIRQACIEYGFFYLVNHGVENELGKAFDQSRSFFSLPMDHKMKLARKEFRGYTPLDPALGLHGDSKESYYIGPIADTNAKLNQWPSEESLANWRSSMESFYWKLFEAGKKLFSLIALSLNLDQHFFEKIGAIDKPSAFLRLLRYPGETGDHEEICSAHSDVGALTLLITDGVPGLQICRDKSKEPQVWEDVSYMEGAFIVNIGDLMERWTNCLYQSTLHRVKRTGKERYSIAFFLDPHPDCVVECIETCCSQSSPPRFSPIRSGDYMDERLAITPV